One genomic segment of Dysosmobacter sp. Marseille-Q4140 includes these proteins:
- a CDS encoding LysR family transcriptional regulator, translated as MELRVLQYFLAVAKEQNISAAAHSLHLTQPTLSRQLRELEEELGKQLMIRGSRKITLTEEGMLLRKRAEEILDLVGRTENEITQSNKTVSGDIYIGTGETDGVREIAKASFQLQSLHPGVVFHIVSGDAVDVCERLDKGLLDFGILLGDFDKSKYLYMELPMKDTWGVLMQRSSPLAEKAAVSPADLWDKPLILSRQIDNKSELYRWLRREPAQLHTVATYNLIYNASLMVDEGMGYAFTLDKLVNTSGSGLCFRPLKPRLELGMYLVWKRSQRFSRAMELFLDQLQENLYASGISGE; from the coding sequence ATGGAATTGAGAGTCTTGCAATATTTTCTCGCCGTGGCGAAAGAACAGAATATCTCAGCGGCGGCTCACTCTTTGCACCTGACACAGCCCACCCTCTCCCGCCAGCTCCGGGAGCTGGAAGAGGAATTGGGCAAGCAGCTGATGATCCGGGGCAGCCGGAAGATCACGCTGACAGAGGAGGGAATGCTGCTGCGAAAGCGGGCGGAGGAGATCCTGGACCTGGTGGGACGGACCGAGAACGAGATCACCCAGTCCAACAAAACGGTAAGCGGCGATATCTATATCGGAACCGGCGAGACCGACGGAGTCCGGGAAATCGCCAAAGCCTCTTTTCAGCTTCAATCGCTCCATCCAGGCGTTGTCTTTCATATCGTCAGCGGTGACGCCGTGGACGTGTGCGAGCGTCTGGATAAAGGCCTGCTGGACTTCGGAATCCTTCTGGGGGACTTCGACAAAAGCAAGTATCTCTATATGGAACTGCCCATGAAGGATACCTGGGGCGTATTGATGCAGCGCAGCAGTCCTCTGGCGGAGAAGGCGGCTGTCTCCCCCGCTGATCTGTGGGACAAGCCCCTGATCCTCTCCCGGCAGATCGACAACAAGAGCGAGCTGTACCGCTGGCTCCGGAGGGAACCGGCGCAGCTTCACACCGTAGCCACCTATAATCTGATCTACAATGCCTCCTTGATGGTGGACGAGGGAATGGGCTACGCCTTTACGCTGGACAAGCTGGTGAACACCTCGGGAAGCGGCCTGTGCTTTCGCCCGCTGAAACCCAGGCTGGAACTTGGGATGTATCTGGTGTGGAAGCGATCGCAGCGCTTTTCCAGAGCAATGGAGCTGTTCCTGGATCAGCTTCAGGAAAATCTGTATGCGTCCGGTATATCGGGAGAATGA
- a CDS encoding TetR/AcrR family transcriptional regulator: MNTAVTSKEEILKISRELIRREGWSAVNIRSVAAACGVSVGSVYNYFDSKATLVGAAVESVWEEIFHRPEGRAVFQDTQACIIWLYDRMEYGCKQYPGFFTLHALAFMGEDKSDGRRRMERTRRHILQGLCSVLQRDARVRPDAFSGQLTAEKFADLLFSLMLSALLRQDCDPTAVLEIVRRTLY, translated from the coding sequence ATGAATACTGCTGTTACATCCAAAGAGGAGATTTTGAAAATCAGCCGGGAGCTGATCCGGCGGGAGGGCTGGTCCGCGGTCAATATCCGCTCGGTTGCAGCCGCCTGCGGCGTATCGGTTGGTTCCGTTTATAACTATTTTGACTCCAAGGCCACTTTGGTCGGGGCCGCTGTGGAAAGTGTCTGGGAGGAGATCTTCCATCGCCCGGAGGGGCGGGCTGTGTTCCAGGATACACAGGCCTGTATCATCTGGCTGTACGACCGGATGGAGTATGGCTGCAAACAGTATCCGGGATTTTTCACGCTTCACGCGCTGGCCTTTATGGGAGAGGACAAGTCCGACGGCAGGCGGAGGATGGAGCGGACCCGGCGGCATATTTTGCAGGGGCTGTGTTCCGTCCTCCAAAGGGATGCACGGGTCCGGCCGGATGCCTTTTCCGGGCAGCTTACGGCAGAGAAATTTGCGGACCTCCTGTTTTCTCTGATGCTGTCCGCATTGCTGCGGCAGGACTGTGATCCAACAGCTGTGCTGGAGATCGTGCGAAGGACCCTCTATTGA
- the trxA gene encoding thioredoxin, protein MAAINMNKEQFQQAIGGDRPVLVDFWAPWCGYCRRIGPAYEKIAEEYGDLLVAAKVNIDEEAQLAQAEQVEVIPTLILYKNGKAAGSVVNPGSKAAIEQFIQDTLAK, encoded by the coding sequence ATGGCGGCTATCAATATGAACAAGGAACAGTTTCAACAGGCAATTGGCGGGGACAGGCCCGTCCTGGTGGATTTCTGGGCTCCCTGGTGCGGCTATTGCCGCCGGATCGGCCCAGCCTACGAGAAAATCGCAGAGGAGTACGGCGACCTGCTTGTGGCGGCCAAGGTCAACATCGATGAAGAAGCTCAGCTTGCTCAGGCGGAGCAGGTGGAGGTGATCCCCACGCTGATCCTCTACAAAAACGGGAAAGCCGCGGGCTCCGTTGTCAATCCCGGGTCCAAGGCGGCCATCGAGCAATTTATTCAAGACACTTTGGCAAAATAA
- the trxB gene encoding thioredoxin-disulfide reductase codes for MQERHVYDMIVVGGGPGGYTAALYAARAGLDTLVLEKLSAGGQMALTEEIDNYPGFEDGIDGFTLAEKMQRQAERFGAQSAYAQAEYMDLAADPKVLKTSEGTFYGRTVVLATGASPRELGLAGETALTGRGVAYCAACDGMRFKGKTVVVVGGGNSAAADALLLSRIAEKVILVHRRDTLRATKIYHQPLMEAANIEFRWNSVVTELLHEDRLTGVKLKDINTGVVTAVPCDGVFISVGRKPSTELVRGQLELDRNGYIVADETTKTTLPGVYAVGDIRTKPLRQVVTAVADGATAVHMAEEFLAGGV; via the coding sequence ATGCAGGAACGGCATGTCTATGATATGATCGTGGTGGGCGGCGGCCCAGGCGGCTACACGGCGGCTCTTTACGCCGCCCGTGCCGGACTGGATACCCTGGTGCTGGAGAAGCTCTCAGCTGGCGGGCAGATGGCCCTGACCGAGGAGATCGACAACTACCCGGGCTTTGAGGACGGGATCGACGGCTTCACCCTGGCGGAAAAGATGCAGCGGCAGGCAGAGCGCTTCGGTGCGCAAAGCGCCTATGCTCAGGCGGAATACATGGACCTTGCCGCCGATCCAAAGGTCCTGAAAACCAGCGAAGGCACTTTTTACGGCAGGACCGTTGTGCTTGCCACCGGCGCCAGCCCCAGAGAGCTGGGCCTTGCAGGCGAGACGGCGCTCACCGGCCGGGGTGTGGCGTACTGCGCCGCCTGCGACGGGATGCGCTTCAAGGGCAAGACGGTGGTGGTCGTGGGCGGCGGCAACTCCGCGGCCGCGGATGCCCTGCTGCTCAGCCGTATTGCTGAAAAGGTGATTCTGGTCCACCGCCGGGATACCCTGCGGGCCACCAAAATCTACCATCAGCCGCTGATGGAGGCTGCAAATATAGAGTTCCGCTGGAACAGCGTCGTCACGGAACTGCTCCACGAGGACAGGCTGACCGGTGTGAAGCTGAAGGATATAAACACCGGTGTTGTGACGGCGGTTCCCTGCGACGGCGTGTTCATCAGCGTAGGCAGGAAGCCTTCTACCGAGCTGGTGCGAGGTCAGCTGGAGCTGGATAGAAACGGTTATATCGTGGCGGATGAGACAACCAAAACCACCCTTCCCGGCGTCTATGCTGTGGGGGATATCCGGACAAAGCCTCTGCGCCAGGTGGTAACGGCGGTAGCGGACGGAGCCACAGCCGTCCATATGGCGGAGGAATTTCTGGCAGGAGGTGTATGA
- a CDS encoding DUF2200 domain-containing protein, with amino-acid sequence MARTDVTEMPFSKLYPLLVAKAAKKGRTRQEVDQITTWLTGYSPADIARLEQSSISYGDFFRTAPAMNPARIHITGSICGVRIEQIQDPLMREIRYLDKLVDELAKGKSIETILKKAGASSGNVLG; translated from the coding sequence ATGGCCCGCACCGACGTGACCGAGATGCCCTTTTCCAAACTGTATCCCCTGCTGGTGGCCAAAGCCGCAAAAAAAGGCCGCACCCGGCAAGAAGTGGACCAGATCACCACTTGGCTCACCGGATACTCGCCAGCAGACATCGCACGGCTGGAGCAGTCCAGCATCAGTTATGGGGACTTTTTCCGCACAGCCCCCGCCATGAACCCTGCCCGCATCCACATCACCGGGTCGATCTGCGGTGTCCGGATCGAGCAGATCCAGGATCCGCTGATGCGGGAGATCCGGTATTTGGACAAGCTGGTGGACGAACTGGCCAAGGGAAAATCCATAGAAACGATTTTGAAAAAGGCAGGAGCCTCCTCCGGAAACGTTCTGGGATAA
- a CDS encoding helix-turn-helix transcriptional regulator: MSLGSSLYQARKKSGLSQENVAEKLGVSRQTISKWETGETLPDIRQSKGLAVLYHVSLDELIEYDFDEQQARQMVESVSDEAQARIDWNKVWSKEYPVLAVYHQNVRLQDYAPQLREMLTRLQVEYGYNSTDAVLVLKDILARVWKGQL; the protein is encoded by the coding sequence GTGAGTTTGGGAAGCAGTTTATATCAGGCCCGGAAAAAGAGCGGGCTTTCACAGGAAAATGTGGCCGAAAAGCTGGGGGTCAGCCGCCAGACGATTTCGAAATGGGAGACCGGCGAGACCCTGCCCGACATACGCCAGTCCAAGGGCTTGGCCGTGCTGTATCATGTGAGTCTGGATGAACTGATCGAGTATGACTTTGACGAGCAGCAGGCCCGGCAGATGGTGGAAAGCGTCAGCGACGAAGCCCAGGCGCGGATTGACTGGAACAAGGTGTGGAGCAAGGAATATCCGGTGCTGGCCGTATATCATCAGAACGTTCGCCTGCAGGATTATGCGCCGCAGCTGCGGGAGATGCTCACGCGGCTGCAAGTGGAGTACGGCTACAATTCAACCGACGCCGTTCTGGTGCTCAAGGACATCTTGGCCCGGGTATGGAAAGGACAGCTGTAA
- a CDS encoding pyridoxamine 5'-phosphate oxidase family protein — protein MTDREYQAAACYWDEKDASSIRLERSRLWAMAETYIQANNTCALATGAGDYVRCTPIEYSWHDGCFWMFSEGGRKFIGLRSNPHVCLAIYDSYKSGGSLHGMQVMGLAELVEPFSAAYNAHAARKKISLEILRKLPSPMHLIRIRPVRIDCLFSDFKKLGCSPRQTLLFEEMPLQEDLR, from the coding sequence ATGACAGACAGAGAGTATCAGGCCGCCGCCTGCTACTGGGATGAAAAAGACGCTTCCAGCATCAGGCTGGAGCGGAGCAGGCTGTGGGCCATGGCGGAGACATACATCCAGGCCAACAACACCTGCGCTCTGGCCACCGGAGCCGGAGACTATGTGCGCTGCACCCCCATCGAATACAGCTGGCATGACGGCTGCTTCTGGATGTTCAGCGAGGGCGGGCGGAAGTTCATCGGCCTTCGGAGCAATCCCCATGTGTGCCTTGCGATCTACGACAGCTACAAAAGCGGCGGCAGCCTCCACGGAATGCAGGTCATGGGTCTGGCGGAACTGGTGGAGCCATTCAGTGCGGCTTATAACGCTCATGCCGCCCGAAAAAAGATCTCACTGGAAATCCTGCGCAAGCTGCCCAGCCCTATGCATCTCATCCGTATCCGCCCCGTCCGCATCGACTGCCTGTTCTCTGATTTCAAAAAGCTCGGTTGCAGCCCGCGTCAAACGCTGCTGTTTGAGGAAATGCCATTGCAGGAGGATCTCCGATGA
- a CDS encoding alpha/beta hydrolase: MKIQQFSIGAVPAVLYGEPAERNYLFLHGQMGCKEEAEAFARAACPRGYQVLSIDLPGHGERQGRGEELLPWTAVPDIRAALDWAERRWGTISLRANSIGAYFAMLAAGRPERALLVSPVLDMEGLILTMMGWAGVTEEQLRERGEIPTAFGQTLSWKYLCWVREHPPLRWTCPVRILYGSEDNMTPRRTAEAYARQHGAKLTVLEGGEHWFHTPEQLAALRQWEELEL, encoded by the coding sequence ATGAAAATACAGCAGTTTTCGATCGGTGCGGTTCCCGCAGTCCTGTACGGGGAGCCCGCAGAGCGGAACTATCTCTTCCTCCACGGGCAGATGGGCTGCAAGGAGGAGGCGGAGGCCTTTGCCCGGGCGGCTTGTCCGCGGGGATACCAGGTGCTGTCCATCGACCTGCCCGGCCATGGGGAGCGCCAGGGCCGGGGAGAGGAGCTGCTTCCCTGGACGGCGGTGCCGGACATCCGGGCGGCGCTGGACTGGGCGGAGCGCCGCTGGGGGACCATCTCTCTCCGGGCCAACAGCATCGGGGCGTATTTCGCTATGCTGGCCGCCGGCAGGCCGGAGCGGGCCCTGCTGGTCTCCCCGGTCCTGGATATGGAGGGCCTGATCCTGACCATGATGGGCTGGGCCGGCGTGACGGAGGAGCAGCTGCGGGAGCGGGGGGAGATCCCCACCGCCTTCGGCCAGACCCTGTCCTGGAAGTACCTGTGCTGGGTGCGGGAGCATCCGCCCCTCCGCTGGACTTGCCCGGTGCGGATCCTGTACGGGAGCGAGGACAACATGACACCCCGCCGGACGGCGGAGGCATACGCCCGGCAGCACGGCGCCAAACTCACCGTGCTGGAGGGCGGAGAACACTGGTTTCACACGCCGGAGCAGCTGGCCGCGCTGCGGCAATGGGAGGAGTTGGAACTTTGA
- a CDS encoding metallophosphoesterase family protein: protein MKLAILSDTHGLLRPEVAEKLKTADVILHGGDINKQSIVDELRRYAPLYMVRGNNDKEWAQAIPHDLTLTLEGVTFAMVHNKKELPADLEGVNVVVFGHSHKYVQEEKGGILWLNPGSCGPRRFHQEITMMMAELEDGKIQVEKVTIPHAVK, encoded by the coding sequence ATGAAACTTGCGATTTTATCCGATACCCACGGCCTTCTGCGGCCTGAGGTGGCGGAGAAGCTGAAAACCGCCGATGTCATCCTCCACGGCGGCGATATCAACAAACAGAGCATTGTGGACGAGCTGCGGAGATACGCGCCCCTCTATATGGTCCGCGGCAACAACGATAAGGAGTGGGCGCAGGCCATTCCCCATGATCTTACGCTCACCCTGGAGGGCGTGACCTTTGCCATGGTCCATAACAAGAAGGAGCTTCCGGCAGATCTTGAAGGCGTGAATGTGGTGGTATTTGGCCATTCTCACAAGTATGTGCAGGAGGAAAAGGGCGGCATTTTGTGGCTGAATCCCGGCTCCTGCGGCCCCCGGCGGTTTCACCAAGAGATCACCATGATGATGGCCGAACTGGAGGATGGGAAGATTCAGGTGGAGAAAGTCACCATTCCCCATGCGGTGAAGTGA
- a CDS encoding flavodoxin family protein translates to MKTAICYYSRHHGNTRKVLEAMAGEGGAELIDVTVRRAVRLEEYDCIGFASGIYYGTFQEGVLRFARQYLQEGKDVFFVCTYGVYRRGYSSAIGQIARERGCRVLGTFGCRGFDTFGPFRLVGGIAKGRPNERDLDKARSFFRQIQNRLS, encoded by the coding sequence ATGAAAACAGCAATTTGCTATTACTCCCGCCACCACGGCAACACCCGGAAGGTGCTGGAGGCCATGGCCGGCGAGGGAGGAGCGGAGCTGATCGATGTGACTGTCCGCCGGGCCGTGCGGCTGGAAGAATATGACTGCATCGGATTTGCCTCCGGCATCTATTACGGAACATTCCAGGAAGGGGTCCTCCGGTTTGCCCGTCAGTATCTGCAGGAGGGGAAGGATGTATTTTTCGTCTGTACCTACGGCGTGTATCGTCGCGGCTATTCATCGGCCATAGGTCAGATCGCCCGGGAAAGGGGCTGCCGGGTCCTGGGGACATTCGGCTGCCGCGGTTTTGACACCTTCGGCCCCTTCCGGCTGGTGGGCGGCATTGCCAAGGGCCGCCCCAATGAGCGGGACCTGGACAAAGCCCGCAGCTTCTTCCGTCAAATACAAAACCGCCTGAGCTGA
- a CDS encoding SDR family oxidoreductase, producing the protein MFENKVAVVTGGARGIGKAIAEEFRKAGAQVCVIDLLPNDYFVGDLADQSVLENFAARVVADYGRVDYLINNALPLMKGIDRCTYEEFNYALRVGVTAPFYLAKLFAPHFAPGAAIVNISSSRDRMSQPQTESYTAAKGGISALTHALAVSLAGKVRVNSISPGWIDTDYTVYHGPDAVQQPAGRVGNPLDIAHMVLYLCSDKAGFITGENICIDGGMTRQMIYHNDFGWTLEESGR; encoded by the coding sequence ATGTTTGAAAACAAAGTCGCCGTGGTTACCGGCGGTGCCAGGGGCATTGGAAAGGCCATCGCGGAGGAATTCCGAAAAGCCGGAGCACAGGTCTGCGTCATCGACCTGCTCCCGAATGATTATTTTGTGGGCGACCTGGCCGACCAGTCAGTCCTGGAGAACTTTGCGGCCAGGGTCGTCGCCGACTATGGCCGCGTGGACTATCTCATCAACAACGCCCTGCCCCTGATGAAGGGGATCGACCGGTGTACCTATGAGGAATTCAACTACGCCCTGCGGGTGGGGGTCACCGCGCCCTTTTACCTTGCCAAGCTGTTTGCGCCCCACTTTGCGCCCGGGGCGGCCATTGTGAATATCTCCTCTTCCCGGGACCGGATGAGCCAGCCCCAGACTGAGAGCTACACCGCGGCCAAGGGCGGCATCTCCGCCCTGACCCATGCCCTGGCGGTGAGCCTCGCGGGAAAGGTGCGGGTCAATTCCATCTCCCCCGGCTGGATCGACACCGACTATACCGTCTACCACGGCCCCGACGCCGTCCAGCAGCCGGCCGGGCGGGTGGGCAATCCTCTGGACATCGCCCATATGGTGCTCTACCTCTGCTCGGACAAGGCGGGCTTCATTACCGGAGAGAACATTTGTATTGACGGCGGTATGACCCGGCAGATGATCTACCACAACGATTTCGGCTGGACGCTGGAGGAGAGCGGGCGATGA
- a CDS encoding TIGR04076 family protein, which translates to MKKCKITVMRITRYEDLMARYENPISHACDMEEGRVFIANGWEKPEGFCQSAWDTLSPFVLALSHGGADFYDGWMKDPRSAMLSCNDGFRPVSFLVEALDENAE; encoded by the coding sequence ATGAAAAAGTGTAAGATCACCGTCATGCGCATTACCCGGTATGAGGATCTGATGGCCCGGTATGAAAACCCCATCTCCCACGCCTGCGATATGGAGGAGGGGCGGGTTTTCATCGCCAACGGCTGGGAAAAACCGGAGGGCTTCTGCCAGAGCGCCTGGGATACCCTCTCGCCCTTTGTGCTGGCCCTGAGCCACGGGGGAGCGGATTTCTACGACGGCTGGATGAAAGATCCCAGGTCCGCTATGCTCTCCTGCAACGACGGCTTCCGCCCGGTGAGCTTCCTGGTGGAGGCTCTGGACGAGAACGCGGAATGA
- a CDS encoding ABC transporter permease, with the protein MNVSNRGCIRRLSLRTLLASRTRNIVAVLAIALTAVLFTSLFTIALSINEGIQQNNFRQAGGWAHGTFKYLTEEQFEELKDDPLIDQWGLRRFLGMPTEVPFNKSHVEIGYSDANEAHWSYCDPVEGRLPQEGTDEAATDTHVLALLGVEPVLGAEFTVTFDVDGHTTTQTFTLSGWWEYDEAIVANHILIPESRVDAVLAEVGVTPPGSDGMTGSWNLDVMLKNGARSIAKDLDQILENHGYQSEIAGEYIALGVNWGYTGAQLSDKLDPAVAAIIVGVLLLILLTGYLIIYNVFQISVAGDIRFYGLLKTIGTTPRQLRRIIRNQALLLSLVGIPVGLLLGWLLGGVLTPVITAQLNAVTTVVSVSPLLFAGAAVFALVTVLISCRRPGRLAGKVSPVEAVRYTEGKALNRKEKRRGKGVSLLSLAAANLGRSRGKTFLTVLSLTLAVVLLTATVTFAGGFDMDKYVANFTASDFILADAGQFQTGGDSFNDEMGVPEEVIDAVSAQSGITESARIYGKTGPALEFVTEKYYRSVQSRWNTPEQLDSMVAFMDRNEDGLLADRVQLYGMESFALSHLTVLEGDLSKLGDPDGNYVAAVYSDDDYGNPDMDSHWARLGDTVTIRYVEESEYYNPITGEVFGSFENVPEGVPYTDRAVKYRDVDYTVAALVMVPYAFSYRYYGADEFVMGAETFLRDTGTDSVMYYAFDTTEEANAAMEAFLKDYTGNVVPQFDYESKTIYAGEFESTRQMFLLLGGALSFIVGLVGVLNFFNAILTGITARRRELAVLQSIGMTGRQLRTMLALEGLFYTLGAALLALALIVVTAPFVGPGLNRLIWFFTYRFTVWPIAVVLPLFGALGILIPLLSCRAAQRHSVVERLRQE; encoded by the coding sequence ATGAACGTCTCCAACCGGGGCTGCATCCGCCGCCTGAGCCTGCGCACCCTTCTCGCCAGCCGCACCCGGAACATCGTGGCGGTGCTGGCCATCGCCCTGACGGCGGTGCTCTTCACCTCTCTTTTTACCATCGCCCTCTCCATCAATGAGGGCATCCAGCAGAACAACTTCCGTCAGGCCGGAGGGTGGGCCCACGGTACGTTCAAATATCTGACGGAGGAGCAGTTTGAGGAGTTGAAGGACGATCCTCTCATCGACCAGTGGGGCCTGCGCCGTTTTTTAGGTATGCCCACAGAGGTTCCCTTCAACAAATCTCATGTGGAGATCGGCTACTCCGATGCGAATGAGGCCCACTGGAGCTACTGCGATCCGGTGGAAGGCCGTCTGCCCCAGGAGGGCACCGACGAGGCGGCCACCGACACCCATGTGCTGGCGCTGCTGGGAGTGGAGCCGGTACTCGGCGCAGAATTCACCGTTACCTTTGATGTGGATGGCCATACCACCACCCAGACCTTTACCTTGAGCGGGTGGTGGGAGTACGACGAGGCCATCGTGGCCAACCACATCCTGATCCCTGAGAGCCGGGTGGATGCGGTGCTGGCCGAGGTGGGCGTCACCCCGCCAGGCAGCGACGGCATGACCGGCAGCTGGAATTTGGACGTGATGCTGAAAAACGGCGCCCGCTCCATTGCCAAGGACCTCGATCAGATTTTGGAAAACCACGGCTATCAGAGCGAGATCGCCGGGGAGTACATTGCTCTGGGTGTCAACTGGGGCTACACCGGGGCACAGCTCTCGGACAAGCTGGACCCCGCCGTGGCGGCTATCATCGTGGGAGTGCTGCTCCTCATCCTGCTCACCGGGTATCTCATCATCTACAATGTGTTCCAGATCTCCGTGGCGGGGGACATCCGCTTCTACGGCCTGCTGAAAACCATTGGCACCACGCCCCGGCAGCTCCGGCGGATCATCCGCAACCAGGCCCTGCTCCTCTCCCTCGTCGGCATCCCTGTCGGTCTGCTGTTGGGCTGGCTGCTGGGGGGTGTGCTTACGCCGGTCATTACCGCACAGCTCAACGCCGTGACCACGGTGGTCTCTGTCAGCCCGCTTCTCTTTGCGGGTGCGGCCGTCTTTGCCCTGGTGACGGTGCTCATTTCCTGCCGCCGTCCCGGCCGCCTGGCGGGCAAGGTGTCCCCGGTGGAGGCGGTGCGCTACACCGAGGGCAAGGCACTAAACCGGAAAGAGAAGCGCCGTGGCAAGGGCGTGTCCCTGCTGTCTTTGGCTGCGGCCAATCTGGGCCGCAGCCGGGGAAAGACTTTTCTCACGGTGCTGTCCCTGACCCTGGCCGTGGTGCTGCTGACTGCAACGGTGACCTTTGCGGGCGGCTTTGATATGGACAAATATGTGGCTAACTTCACCGCCAGCGACTTTATCCTGGCCGACGCGGGCCAGTTCCAGACCGGCGGAGATTCGTTTAACGACGAGATGGGAGTACCGGAGGAGGTGATCGACGCCGTAAGTGCCCAGAGCGGCATTACGGAGAGCGCCCGCATTTATGGCAAAACCGGCCCGGCGCTGGAGTTTGTCACTGAGAAATACTACCGCTCCGTGCAGAGCCGCTGGAATACCCCGGAGCAGCTGGACAGCATGGTGGCCTTCATGGACCGCAATGAGGACGGCCTGCTGGCCGATCGGGTACAGCTCTACGGCATGGAGTCCTTCGCGCTCAGTCATCTGACGGTGCTGGAAGGGGATCTTTCAAAACTGGGCGATCCTGACGGGAATTATGTCGCCGCTGTATACAGCGACGATGACTATGGAAATCCGGATATGGACAGCCATTGGGCCCGGCTGGGCGATACGGTGACCATCCGATATGTGGAGGAGAGCGAATACTACAATCCCATCACCGGGGAAGTGTTCGGCTCCTTTGAGAATGTGCCGGAAGGCGTCCCTTACACGGACCGGGCAGTCAAGTACCGGGACGTGGACTACACCGTGGCGGCCCTGGTGATGGTGCCCTACGCCTTCTCCTACCGCTACTATGGCGCCGACGAGTTCGTCATGGGAGCGGAGACCTTCCTCCGGGACACCGGGACCGATTCCGTCATGTACTACGCCTTCGACACTACGGAGGAGGCCAACGCCGCTATGGAGGCATTCCTCAAGGACTACACGGGGAATGTGGTCCCCCAGTTTGACTACGAGAGCAAGACCATCTATGCCGGGGAGTTTGAGAGCACCCGACAGATGTTCCTGCTGCTGGGCGGCGCTCTGAGCTTCATCGTGGGTCTGGTGGGGGTGCTGAACTTCTTCAACGCCATCCTCACCGGCATCACCGCCCGCCGCCGGGAGCTGGCGGTGCTCCAGTCCATCGGCATGACGGGGCGGCAGCTGCGGACCATGCTGGCCCTGGAGGGACTGTTCTATACCCTGGGCGCCGCCCTCCTGGCTCTGGCGCTGATCGTGGTCACGGCCCCCTTTGTGGGCCCCGGCCTCAACAGACTGATCTGGTTTTTCACATACCGCTTTACCGTCTGGCCCATCGCTGTGGTGCTGCCCCTGTTCGGGGCGCTGGGTATTCTCATCCCGCTGCTCAGCTGCCGTGCGGCCCAGCGCCATTCCGTGGTGGAGCGCCTGCGGCAGGAATAA
- a CDS encoding ABC transporter ATP-binding protein, translating to MTILETRDLKKYYGAGDTQVKALDGVDLSVEQGEFVAIVGTSGSGKSTLLHMLGGLDRPTSGTVTVDGKDIFALKDEALTIFRRRKVGFVFQSYNLVPVLSVWENIVLPIQLDGARVDEAYVQEVIAALGLEKKLRSLPGQLSGGQQQRVAIARALATKPAILLADEPTGNLDSRTSQDVLSLMKVTGQKFAQTMVMITHNEEIAQMADRIVRIEDGRIVAR from the coding sequence ATGACGATTCTTGAGACCCGTGATCTGAAAAAATATTACGGCGCCGGGGATACCCAGGTAAAGGCCCTGGACGGCGTGGATCTGAGCGTGGAGCAGGGGGAGTTTGTGGCCATTGTGGGCACCTCCGGCTCCGGCAAGTCCACGCTGCTCCATATGCTGGGCGGGCTGGACCGGCCCACCTCCGGCACCGTCACCGTGGACGGCAAGGATATCTTCGCCCTGAAGGACGAGGCCCTGACCATTTTCCGCCGCCGCAAAGTCGGCTTTGTGTTCCAGTCCTACAACCTGGTGCCGGTGCTCAGCGTGTGGGAGAACATCGTTCTGCCCATTCAGCTGGACGGGGCCAGAGTGGACGAGGCCTATGTGCAGGAGGTCATTGCCGCTCTGGGCTTGGAGAAGAAGCTCCGGAGCCTGCCGGGCCAGCTCTCCGGCGGTCAGCAGCAGCGGGTTGCCATCGCACGGGCCCTGGCAACGAAGCCCGCCATCCTCCTGGCCGACGAGCCTACCGGCAACCTGGACAGCCGGACCAGCCAGGATGTGCTCAGCCTGATGAAGGTGACCGGGCAGAAGTTCGCCCAGACCATGGTGATGATCACCCATAACGAGGAGATTGCCCAGATGGCCGACCGCATCGTCCGCATCGAGGACGGGCGGATCGTGGCGCGGTAA